A stretch of Vigna angularis cultivar LongXiaoDou No.4 chromosome 4, ASM1680809v1, whole genome shotgun sequence DNA encodes these proteins:
- the LOC108331886 gene encoding adenine phosphoribosyltransferase 1 isoform X1: protein MRVVNCSISWSFRSAVTAALPSFPSSRFPPLLPFSLPSSNPPSTVLCRSTSSARRVTRMALKNAKEEQDPRLERISSAIRVIPDFPKPGILFQDITTLLLDPKAFKDTIDLFVERYRDQNINVVAGVEARGFIFGPPIALAIGAKFVPMRKPNKLPGEVISEEYSLEYGKDKMEMHVGAVQPGERALVIDDLIATGGTLDAAIKLLERVGVHIVECACLIELPELKGRDRLGNKPLFVLVKVAA from the exons ATGCGGGTTGTAAATTGCTCCATTTCGTGGTCGTTTCGGTCAGCCGTCACTGCCGCTCTCCCCTCTTTCCCTTCTTCTAGATTCCCTCCGCTCCTCCCTTTCTCACTCCCTTCTTCCAACCCTCCGTCCACTGTCCTCTGCCGTTCCACTTCTTCCG CTAGACGAGTGACCAGAATGGCTCTGAAAAACGCTAAAGAGGAACAAGACCCGCGCTTGGAGAGAATCTCCTCTGCAATCCGAGTCATCCCTGATTTTCCCAAGCCAG GAATTTTGTTTCAGGACATAACCACGCTGCTTCTTGATCCCAAGGCTTTCAAAGACACCATCGATCTTTTTGTTGAGAGGTACAGAGATCAGAATATCAATGTTGTCGCAG GTGTTGAAGCAAGAGGTTTTATATTTGGTCCACCCATTGCATTAGCTATTGGAGCCAAATTTGTCCCCATGAGGAAACCCAATAAATTGCCAG GGGAGGTTATATCAGAAGAGTATTCTTTGGAGTATGGAAAAGACAAAATGGAGATGCATGTAGGGGCTGTACAACCTGGAGAACGGGCCTTAGTCATAGATGATCTTATTGCCACTGGGGGAACGTTAGATGCTGCAATTAAGCTACTAG AACGTGTTGGGGTTCATATTGTGGAGTGTGCTTGTCTGATTGAATTACCAGAGCTGAAG GGGCGAGATAGGCTGGGAAACAAGCCGCTATTTGTCTTAGTGAAAGTGGCGGCATGA
- the LOC108331886 gene encoding adenine phosphoribosyltransferase 1 isoform X2: MRVVNCSISWSFRSAVTAALPSFPSSRFPPLLPFSLPSSNPPSTVLCRSTSSARRVTRMALKNAKEEQDPRLERISSAIRVIPDFPKPGILFQDITTLLLDPKAFKDTIDLFVERYRDQNINVVAGVEARGFIFGPPIALAIGAKFVPMRKPNKLPGEVISEEYSLEYGKDKMEMHVGAVQPGERALVIDDLIATGGTLDAAIKLLERVGVHIVECACLIELPELKVEF; the protein is encoded by the exons ATGCGGGTTGTAAATTGCTCCATTTCGTGGTCGTTTCGGTCAGCCGTCACTGCCGCTCTCCCCTCTTTCCCTTCTTCTAGATTCCCTCCGCTCCTCCCTTTCTCACTCCCTTCTTCCAACCCTCCGTCCACTGTCCTCTGCCGTTCCACTTCTTCCG CTAGACGAGTGACCAGAATGGCTCTGAAAAACGCTAAAGAGGAACAAGACCCGCGCTTGGAGAGAATCTCCTCTGCAATCCGAGTCATCCCTGATTTTCCCAAGCCAG GAATTTTGTTTCAGGACATAACCACGCTGCTTCTTGATCCCAAGGCTTTCAAAGACACCATCGATCTTTTTGTTGAGAGGTACAGAGATCAGAATATCAATGTTGTCGCAG GTGTTGAAGCAAGAGGTTTTATATTTGGTCCACCCATTGCATTAGCTATTGGAGCCAAATTTGTCCCCATGAGGAAACCCAATAAATTGCCAG GGGAGGTTATATCAGAAGAGTATTCTTTGGAGTATGGAAAAGACAAAATGGAGATGCATGTAGGGGCTGTACAACCTGGAGAACGGGCCTTAGTCATAGATGATCTTATTGCCACTGGGGGAACGTTAGATGCTGCAATTAAGCTACTAG AACGTGTTGGGGTTCATATTGTGGAGTGTGCTTGTCTGATTGAATTACCAGAGCTGAAG GTGGAATTTTAG
- the LOC108330625 gene encoding zinc finger protein ZAT10, whose amino-acid sequence MGTSFPCAYFSLHLSRNFPQILVTYLLINPPHPILHSHTSPPNSKSTTTTTTLSLLQMALQALQSPTAANPSFTPFEEDTLTYLDTPWAKGKRSKRPRMDQHPSCTEEEYLALCLIMLARGGSRAPAPIPTAAKPALSDNNSAPLPAKLSYKCSVCNKAFSSYQALGGHKASHRKLSGAGEDQPTSSSVTTTSASNGGGRTHECSICHKTFPTGQALGGHKRCHYEGGGGGNSAVTASEGVGSTHTGSHRDFDLNLPAFPDFPTRFSTDEEVSSPHPSKKPRLHLTIPKIEIPRS is encoded by the coding sequence ATGGGCACTTCCTTTCCTTGCGCCTACTTTTCCCTGCACTTGTCACGCAACTTCCCTCAAATCCTCGTGACCTACCTCCTTATAAATCCCccacaccccattctccactCTCACACTTCACCTCCAAACTCAAaatcaaccacaacaacaacaacactctcTCTTCTTCAAATGGCTCTCCAAGCTCTTCAATCACCCACCGCTGCCAACCCATCGTTCACTCCCTTCGAAGAAGACACTCTCACTTACTTAGACACGCCTTGGGCTAAGGGAAAGCGTTCTAAGCGTCCCCGGATGGACCAACACCCTTCATGCACCGAGGAGGAGTATCTCGCTCTCTGTCTCATCATGCTCGCTCGCGGCGGCTCTCGTGCTCCCGCTCCCATCCCCACCGCCGCCAAGCCTGCTCTCTCCGACAACAACTCCGCGCCTCTCCCCGCCAAACTCTCCTACAAATGCTCCGTCTGCAACAAGGCCTTCTCCTCTTACCAAGCCCTCGGCGGGCACAAGGCCAGCCACCGTAAGTTATCTGGCGCCGGCGAAGACCAGCCCACCTCCTCCAGCGTCACCACGACTTCTGCCTCCAACGGCGGAGGTAGGACCCACGAGTGCTCCATATGCCACAAAACGTTCCCGACAGGACAGGCCTTGGGAGGACACAAACGTTGCCACTACGAAGGCGGCGGCGGTGGTAACAGCGCCGTAACCGCCTCCGAAGGTGTGGGGTCCACTCACACAGGAAGCCACCGCGATTTCGATCTGAACCTGCCGGCTTTTCCGGACTTTCCAACGAGGTTCTCGACGGATGAGGAGGTTTCCAGCCCCCACCCATCGAAGAAGCCCCGTCTCCATCTGACCATCCCCAAGATTGAAATCCCTCGGTCCTGA
- the LOC108331219 gene encoding QWRF motif-containing protein 2 codes for MVEAAISTPKKLAPRYTSSSSSPRSPSPFTPKRSQSVERRRPGTSGATRTTSSSAKILPTSAITRSLSVSFQGETFWITVNKAKPTTNVVSSPKLVAPRKSPLDGASSPRGVINSRGQVSFIRPASPNKVSNAVPASSSSSRGVSPLRLGNGASCNEPSVLSFAVHVKRGRVGENRIVEAHSLRLLHNRLLQWRFVNARADSDLSARKSNAENCLYDAWASTTKLRESVSSKRRELQLLKHKLKLVFILKKQMVYLEDWAILDQVYISSLAGAIEALKASTLRLPVVDGAKADVHKVKDAVCSAVDIMKAMGSSVCFLLPKVGYLNSLVVEVANLITKEHILLDECRHLLSMVTTMQVRECSLRTHISQLKCLPEAQHRKEQSTKLYV; via the exons ATGGTAGAAGCTGCAATCTCCACGCCCAAAAAACTCGCGCCTCGTTACACCTCATCGTCCTCGTCTCCTCGGTCGCCGTCGCCGTTCACGCCCAAACGATCACAGTCGGTGGAGCGAAGACGACCCGGCACTAGTGGCGCCACCCGCACGACGTCGTCTTCTGCCAAAATACTTCCAACTTCCGCGATAACAAGAAGCCTATCCGTGTCGTTTCAGGGGGAGACGTTCTGGATCACCGTCAACAAAGCCAAACCGACAACCAACGTCGTTTCCTCTCCCAAACTCGTCGCGCCGAGAAAATCGCCGTTGGACGGCGCATCGTCTCCGCGAGGAGTTATAAATAGCAGGGGCCAGGTTTCTTTTATTCGTCCTGCTTCACCGAACAAGGTTTCTAATGCAGTCCCagcctcttcttcttcttccagaGGTGTGAGCCCCCTGAGGCTCGGAAACGGAGCGTCCTGTAACGAGCCTTCTGTTTTGAGTTTTGCCGTTCATGTTAAGAGAGGGAGGGTGGGAGAGAACCGAATTGTGGAGGCGCATTCGCTGAGGCTTCTCCATAACCGCCTCTTGCAGTGGCGTTTTGTCAACGCCAGAGCAGATTCTGATCTCTCTGCACGGAAATCCAATGCTGAG aaTTGTCTCTATGATGCTTGGGCATCTACCACTAAACTACGAGAATCTGTTAGTTCCAAAAGGAGAGAGCTACAATTGCTGAAGCATAAATTGAAGCTGGTTTTCATTCTCAAAAAACAA ATGGTTTATTTGGAAGATTGGGCTATTTTGGATCAAGTTTACATAAGTTCACTTGCCGGAGCTATTGAAGCATTAAAGGCCAGCACTCTCCGGCTCCCTGTTGTTGATGGGGCCAAG GCAGATGTACATAAAGTGAAGGATGCTGTTTGTTCAGCTGTGGATATAATGAAGGCCATGGGATCCTCCGTATGCTTTTTGTTACCGAAG GTTGGATACTTAAATTCTTTGGTGGTCGAAGTTGCCAACTTGATTACAAAGGAGCATATTTTGCTTGATGAGTGCAGACACCTTTTATCAATGGTAACAACCATGCAG GTTAGAGAGTGTAGCCTTAGAACGCATATTTCACAACTAAAGTGCTTACCGGAAGCTCAACATCGAAAGGAACAAAGCACAAAACTGTATGTATGA